One Spinacia oleracea cultivar Varoflay chromosome 4, BTI_SOV_V1, whole genome shotgun sequence DNA segment encodes these proteins:
- the LOC110785080 gene encoding putative calcium-transporting ATPase 13, plasma membrane-type, with protein sequence MDLHLRNPRNTKYTTHFDIDFPFPAKTHCRWSLPCKTLLFIVKLSKKVVKNNNLIKRVVVRSPSYIALDVDVDSDPASSIHGDVVDGTLSSFPLTFSIDQKTLTSMTREKSLESLSQLGSVKHLALTLGNNNALGVSSTNTNDLIHRRTVFGSNSFQKPPKKSFLRFVVEALKDTTIIILFVCACLSLGFGMKQRGPKEGWYDGGSIVIAILLVISVSAISNFKQSRQFEKVSNVSSDIQVEALRDGRRQRISIYEVVVGDIVFLKIGDQIPADGLFLDGHSLKVDESSMTGESDHVQVDEKNSPFLFSGTKVTDGYGRMLVTSVGMNTTWGEMMSSISRDLDEETPLQKRLNKLTSYIGKVGILVASLVFLVLLIRYFTGHSKDEHGNREFNGSKTRTNDVMNAVINIVSAAVTIIVVAIPEGLPLAVTLTLAYSMKKMIGDNAMVRKLSACETMGSATTICTDKTGTLTLNQMSVTEFWQGKQLVQMPLSLSENVVDLLHQAVGLNTTGSVCQLPSETMPEISGSPTEKAILKWAVCDLKMDMDKLNKSFEVLKVEAFNSDKKRSGVMARMMNDDRVQVHWKGAAEMILAMCWNCYDQSGMLVRLEEEDRNLYREIIQMMASKSLRCIAFAHKQGHKDDTQQLDEGGLTLLGIVGLKDPCRLGVREAVESCRRAGVSVKMITGDNIFTAKAIAIECGILNPNDQLLHEDDAVIQGIEFRNYSPQQRMEKVDHIRVMARSSPFDKLLMVQCLKEKGHVVAVTGDGTNDAPALKEADIGLSMGIQGTEVAKESSDIVILDDNFASVVTVLKWGRCVYNNIQKFIQFQLTVNVAALVINFVAAVSSGNVPLTAVQLLWVNLIMDTLGALALATEGPTDDLMEKTPVGRTEPLITKVMWRNLIAQAIYQMVILLTLQFKGQSIFGVGESMKDTLIFNCFVLCQVFNEFNARKLEKKNIFKGIHKNRLFLGIVGITLLLQIVMVEFLQKFAGTERLNWVQWSVCIGIAAISWPIGWLVKCIPLPSTQNNLSAHSNKTCRRPLHNHQY encoded by the coding sequence ATGGATTTACACCTCCGTAATCCCAGAAACACAAAATATACTACCCACTTTGATATTGACTTTCCCTTCCCTGCTAAAACTCATTGTCGATGGAGTTTGCCATGCAAAACCCTACTTTTCATTGTTAAACTCTCCAAAAAGGTTGTGAAAAATAACAATCTAATCAAAAGGGTGGTTGTCCGCTCTCCGTCCTACATCGCCCTCGATGTTGATGTCGATTCTGATCCTGCTTCGTCTATCCATGGCGACGTCGTTGACGGAACGTTATCGTCGTTCCCTTTAACCTTTTCTATTGACCAAAAAACCCTCACTTCCATGACCAGGGAAaagagtcttgaatctcttTCTCAACTTGGTAGTGTAAAGCATCTTGCTTTAACGCTAGGAAATAACAACGCACTTGGTGTAAGTAGTACGAATACTAATGACCTTATCCACAGAAGGACTGTATTCGGGTCGAATTCATTCCAAAAACCACCTAAGAAAAGCTTTCTCAGGTTTGTTGTTGAAGCGTTAAAAGATACCACAATCATTATACTTTTCGTTTGCGCATGTCTTTCCTTAGGGTTTGGTATGAAACAGCGTGGCCCTAAAGAAGGATGGTATGATGGAGGAAGCATAGTCATTGCTATCCTACTTGTTATTTCTGTGTCTGCCATTAGTAACTTTAAGCAGAGCCGACAGTTCGAAAAAGTCTCCAATGTTAGCAGTGACATACAGGTTGAAGCGTTGAGAGATGGGCGTCGCCAACGTATATCCATTTATGAAGTTGTTGTGGGTGATATCGTGTTTTTGAAGATAGGAGATCAGATTCCTGCAGATGGGTTATTCTTGGACGGACATTCTTTGAAGGTGGATGAATCAAGCATGACTGGAGAAAGTGATCACGTCCAAGTAGATGAAAAGAATAGTCCTTTCTTGTTCTCTGGCACAAAGGTCACTGATGGTTATGGAAGGATGTTGGTTACTTCAGTTGGGATGAACACTACTTGGGGTGAGATGATGAGTTCTATAAGTAGAGACTTGGATGAAGAGACTCCGTTACAAAAACGGCTTAACAAGCTAACCTCATACATTGGTAAGGTTGGCATTCTTGTTGCATCACTAGTTTTTCTTGTTCTGTTGATTCGTTACTTCACCGGACACAGTAAAGATGAACATGGAAATAGAGAATTCAATGGAAGTAAGACAAGAACAAATGATGTAATGAATGCAGTCATTAACATTGTTTCTGCAGCTGTAACCATTATAGTTGTAGCCATTCCTGAAGGTCTTCCTTTAGCTGTGACATTAACCCTTGCATATTCAATGAAGAAGATGATAGGAGACAATGCCATGGTGAGGAAGCTCTCAGCTTGCGAGACTATGGGGTCAGCCACTACCATATGCACCGACAAAACTGGTACTCTCACTCTTAACCAAATGAGTGTTACTGAATTTTGGCAGGGCAAACAACTTGTTCAAATGCCTCTCTCTTTATCAGAGAATGTAGTTGACTTGCTCCATCAAGCAGTTGGCTTGAACACAACTGGAAGTGTCTGTCAATTGCCGTCTGAAACGATGCCTGAGATATCCGGCAGTCCCACTGAGAAAGCAATCCTAAAGTGGGCTGTTTGTGATTTGAAGATGGACATGGATAAACTGAACAAAAGCTTTGAGGTTTTGAAAGTTGAGGCCTTTAACTCGGACAAAAAGAGAAGTGGGGTTATGGCTAGGATGATGAATGACGATAGGGTTCAAGTGCATTGGAAGGGAGCAGCTGAGATGATATTAGCTATGTGTTGGAATTGTTATGACCAAAGTGGTATGCTTGTGAGGTTAGAGGAAGAAGATAGGAATCTTTACCGGGAAATAATTCAAATGATGGCATCTAAAAGCCTAAGGTGCATTGCCTTTGCTCACAAACAAGGACACAAAGATGACACCCAACAGCTTGATGAAGGTGGCCTAACTTTGCTGGGTATAGTTGGATTGAAGGATCCATGTCGACTTGGAGTTCGAGAAGCTGTGGAATCCTGCAGGAGAGCAGGAGTTAGTGTCAAAATGATCACTGGGGACAACATATTTACTGCAAAAGCCATTGCTATAGAATGTGGAATACTTAACCCAAATGATCAATTATTGCATGAAGATGATGCTGTTATACAAGGCATTGAGTTCAGAAACTACTCACCTCAACAAAGAATGGAAAAAGTGGACCACATTCGAGTAATGGCAAGATCATCCCCATTTGACAAGCTCCTCATGGTacaatgcttgaaagagaaaggtCATGTAGTGGCAGTAACAGGTGACGGTACAAACGATGCTCCAGCTCTTAAAGAAGCTGATATTGGCTTATCAATGGGTATTCAAGGCACTGAAGTTGCAAAAGAGAGCTCTGATATAGTCATCCTAGATGACAACTTTGCTTCTGTTGTCACCGTATTGAAGTGGGGTCGTTGTGTGTACAACAACATCCAAAAGTTCATTCAGTTCCAACTCACTGTAAATGTGGCTGCCCTTGTAATCAACTTTGTGGCTGCAGTTTCTTCAGGAAATGTTCCTTTGACAGCAGTCCAACTTCTATGGGTGAACTTGATCATGGATACCTTGGGAGCATTAGCTTTGGCCACTGAAGGGCCAACGGATGATCTCATGGAAAAAACCCCAGTAGGAAGAACTGAGCCACTAATAACAAAAGTGATGTGGCGAAACCTTATTGCACAAGCAATTTATCAGATGGTTATCTTGTTAACCTTGCAGTTCAAGGGCCAGTCAATCTTTGGAGTAGGGGAGAGCATGAAGGACACCCTCATTTTTAACTGTTTCGTGCTCTGCCAAGTATTCAACGAGTTTAATGCAAGAAAGCTGGAGAAGAAGAACATATTTAAAGGAATTCATAAAAACAGGTTGTTTCTAGGGATAGTTGGAATaactcttcttcttcaaataGTCATGGTGGAATTTCTCCAAAAATTTGCAGGCACTGAGAGGTTGAATTGGGTTCAGTGGAGTGTATGCATAGGAATTGCTGCCATCAGCTGGCCCATTGGTTGGCTTGTAAAATGTATTCCACTTCCCAGCACGCAGAATAATCTCTCGGCCCACAGTAACAAGACCTGTCGCAGACCATTACACAACCATCAGTATTAG